In Sphingobacterium zeae, one genomic interval encodes:
- a CDS encoding phytase: MACKNAQTNTVNAVKPVIVTDAVRYDSDDPAIWINKSDPSKSLIIATDKDADGALFVYDLQGKIVKEKVVSNLKRPNNVDVAYGLVLGGKPVDIAVTTERMTHKLRIFSLPDMKPIDQGGLDMFVGETESEFRDLMGIALYTSPKGEIYAIVGRKNGPKEGYLGQYLLEDNGSGTVKATLVRKFGSFSGKKEIEAIAVDNELGYIYYSDEQVGVKQYYADPAKGNQQLALFATTGFKEDHEGISIYKVTDSTGYILVSDQGANRFQVFSREGTKSNPFEHKYLKTVPVMATQSDGSETTSSNLNETFKHGLFVTMSDDKTFHYYRWEDIAGADLKKK, from the coding sequence ATGGCATGCAAAAATGCGCAAACAAATACGGTAAACGCAGTTAAACCCGTTATTGTGACCGATGCTGTACGTTATGATTCGGATGATCCTGCAATTTGGATCAATAAGAGCGATCCGAGCAAGAGTTTGATTATAGCAACGGATAAAGATGCCGATGGAGCTTTATTCGTGTACGATTTGCAGGGTAAAATAGTCAAAGAAAAAGTGGTTTCCAATTTAAAACGACCAAACAATGTGGATGTAGCCTACGGTTTGGTATTGGGGGGGAAACCTGTCGATATCGCCGTCACAACAGAGCGTATGACCCATAAATTGCGTATTTTTTCACTACCTGACATGAAGCCGATCGATCAAGGGGGATTAGATATGTTTGTTGGTGAAACTGAGTCTGAATTCAGAGATCTAATGGGGATTGCCCTATATACTTCCCCAAAAGGAGAGATCTATGCTATTGTTGGACGGAAAAACGGACCAAAAGAAGGCTATTTGGGACAATATTTATTGGAGGATAATGGTTCTGGTACGGTAAAAGCTACATTGGTTCGCAAATTTGGTTCATTTAGTGGGAAAAAAGAGATCGAGGCAATAGCGGTGGACAATGAGCTTGGGTATATTTACTATTCGGACGAACAAGTTGGCGTAAAACAATACTATGCCGATCCAGCAAAGGGAAACCAACAGTTGGCATTGTTTGCTACAACAGGTTTTAAAGAAGATCATGAAGGTATTTCGATTTATAAAGTGACCGACAGTACTGGATATATATTGGTGTCGGACCAGGGGGCAAATCGTTTTCAGGTTTTTAGTCGGGAAGGAACCAAAAGCAATCCTTTCGAACATAAATATCTGAAGACTGTACCGGTTATGGCAACACAAAGTGATGGTTCAGAAACGACCTCTTCTAATTTAAATGAAACCTTCAAACATGGCTTGTTTGTTACTATGAGCGACGATAAAACATTCCATTACTACCGATGGGAAGATATTGCCGGAGCGGATTTGAAAAAGAAATAG
- a CDS encoding right-handed parallel beta-helix repeat-containing protein produces MKNKCILSFLAFFIVVLSACEKANIDVDTSDADGSAIGEVSGVWSKGSVQHIKGDIIIPEGKTLTIEEGVTVLMDSVNKPEIVVLGNLYALGTAENPVKFTVEDGYKTKTNEFGKLWGGILAAPSCQELVLDNTIIEYGGAITSDASTSVKMGLYKKVSGEALPALWFSNPNGKLVVQNSTVSHFHEDCTYIEGGKIIFANNRFFSNGVTGGEAMNFKSGCLADVAYNLVYSVNTNALKLSNSGDRTPQAYIIVYNNTMLNTGWRRPTAKGGSIWLEASVRAEIYNNLFANTRFGVKRDPKKPEDNRSVSSNNWYYGYSQLNVDQFQVGKNDIVGGSNDVRGKVAGENNPKFVSYPLETSVDNYVFDSTWDFHLHGNSPALKAGTLAFKPHFTSGLVMSNGLTYNSPQPAAYVGAFGSKF; encoded by the coding sequence ATGAAAAATAAATGTATTTTATCGTTTCTAGCATTTTTTATCGTGGTGTTAAGCGCCTGTGAAAAAGCAAATATTGATGTTGATACTTCTGATGCCGATGGAAGTGCTATCGGCGAGGTCTCCGGTGTGTGGAGTAAGGGGAGTGTGCAGCATATTAAGGGGGATATTATTATTCCCGAAGGTAAGACACTAACGATTGAGGAAGGCGTAACTGTATTGATGGATTCTGTCAATAAGCCTGAAATTGTTGTTTTGGGTAATTTATATGCGTTAGGTACAGCTGAAAATCCTGTCAAGTTTACGGTTGAAGATGGGTATAAGACGAAGACGAATGAATTTGGCAAATTATGGGGAGGAATTTTAGCCGCTCCAAGCTGTCAGGAACTTGTTTTGGACAATACCATCATAGAGTATGGGGGTGCAATTACATCAGACGCGTCGACTTCTGTAAAGATGGGCTTGTATAAAAAAGTGTCTGGTGAAGCTTTACCAGCGCTATGGTTTTCTAATCCAAATGGAAAACTAGTGGTTCAAAATAGTACGGTAAGTCATTTTCACGAAGACTGCACGTATATTGAAGGCGGAAAAATCATTTTTGCTAACAACCGTTTCTTTTCCAATGGGGTGACAGGTGGCGAAGCGATGAATTTCAAATCCGGATGTCTTGCAGATGTTGCTTATAACCTAGTGTATAGTGTAAATACCAATGCATTAAAACTGTCAAATTCAGGAGACCGTACACCCCAGGCTTATATTATTGTTTACAATAATACCATGCTCAACACGGGATGGCGCAGACCGACAGCCAAAGGAGGTTCGATTTGGTTAGAAGCATCTGTCAGAGCCGAGATTTACAATAATCTTTTTGCTAATACGCGGTTTGGAGTCAAGCGCGATCCGAAAAAGCCAGAAGATAACCGTTCTGTGTCAAGTAATAACTGGTACTATGGTTACAGCCAATTGAATGTAGATCAGTTTCAGGTCGGCAAAAATGATATTGTAGGGGGGAGTAATGATGTTAGAGGTAAAGTGGCAGGGGAGAATAATCCTAAATTTGTTTCTTATCCGTTAGAAACATCAGTTGACAATTACGTATTTGATTCAACCTGGGATTTTCATCTCCATGGGAATTCACCTGCATTAAAGGCCGGTACTTTGGCTTTTAAACCCCATTTTACGAGTGGCCTGGTGATGTCAAACGGCTTAACATATAATTCTCCTCAGCCTGCAGCTTATGTTGGGGCATTTGGTTCCAAATTCTAA
- a CDS encoding Y-family DNA polymerase — translation MKKRFASLWFRYLKTDWFTVCKPHLQDIPFVLSIAVQGKLIVSAHNLPAEQAGVYSGMAIADARAFIPSLKIIHEHAGLSEKLLHFIAGWCIRYTPQVSIDEPDGIMLDISGCTHLWGGELAYLTHIASTFKHHGYTVRIGIADTIGAAWAIAHFGTDNSIIREQGQSEALLPLHPAALRLEDNQLKRLQALGLQSIGSFAHMPRTVLRRRFGASLLLRLDQAMGLEDEFITPIKSILPYEQRLPCLEPICTPNGIALALEDLINKLCKRLSAEGKGLRTAKLDCHRVDGKIKTITIETSRATAQVKHILQLFELKISQIEPALGIELFTLGASKVEAADPVQENLWDNRIGLKSPLVTELLDRLKSRDSSCEILRYVPSAHYWPERSMRIAASTDEVASPDWQTERPRPTRLLRVPERIIVTAPIPDYPPLLFRYKGDTYTIRKADGPERIEREWWIDPGEHRDYYAVEDIEGRRFWLYRSGHYGGQADEWFLHGFFA, via the coding sequence ATGAAAAAGAGATTTGCGTCATTATGGTTTCGTTACTTAAAAACAGATTGGTTCACTGTGTGTAAACCACATTTGCAAGATATTCCCTTTGTTTTGTCGATCGCAGTTCAAGGAAAACTGATCGTTAGTGCGCATAATTTACCAGCAGAGCAAGCGGGCGTATATTCAGGTATGGCCATAGCGGATGCGCGGGCATTTATTCCATCACTTAAAATTATCCATGAACATGCAGGACTGTCTGAGAAATTGCTCCATTTTATTGCTGGTTGGTGCATAAGGTATACACCACAGGTTTCTATAGATGAACCCGACGGGATTATGTTAGATATTAGTGGTTGTACCCATCTTTGGGGCGGAGAATTAGCCTATTTAACACATATTGCTTCTACATTTAAACACCATGGTTATACTGTTCGCATAGGTATTGCTGATACCATTGGTGCCGCCTGGGCGATAGCGCATTTTGGAACTGATAATAGTATTATAAGAGAACAGGGCCAATCGGAGGCTCTTCTGCCTTTACATCCAGCAGCATTACGATTGGAAGATAATCAATTGAAGAGGTTGCAAGCGCTTGGATTACAATCCATAGGAAGTTTTGCTCACATGCCCCGGACAGTTTTGCGTAGGAGGTTTGGCGCTAGTCTGCTGCTTCGCCTAGATCAGGCTATGGGATTAGAGGACGAATTTATTACTCCTATAAAGTCTATTTTACCATATGAACAGCGTTTACCTTGTCTGGAACCAATATGTACACCAAATGGTATTGCTCTGGCATTAGAAGATTTAATAAATAAGTTGTGCAAACGATTGTCTGCAGAGGGTAAAGGATTACGTACAGCCAAATTAGACTGTCATCGGGTAGATGGAAAAATAAAGACAATTACTATTGAAACAAGTCGTGCTACAGCTCAGGTAAAACATATTCTTCAGCTATTTGAACTAAAAATTTCACAAATTGAACCCGCATTGGGCATTGAATTATTTACGCTGGGTGCATCCAAAGTAGAGGCCGCAGACCCTGTTCAGGAAAATCTTTGGGACAATCGAATTGGACTAAAAAGTCCATTGGTTACCGAACTTTTAGATCGTTTAAAAAGCAGAGATTCCAGTTGTGAAATATTACGATATGTTCCATCTGCGCACTATTGGCCTGAACGATCCATGAGAATAGCTGCTTCCACCGATGAGGTCGCATCTCCTGACTGGCAAACCGAGCGTCCACGTCCGACACGACTATTAAGGGTTCCCGAGCGTATTATAGTCACAGCACCTATACCCGATTATCCTCCCTTACTGTTCCGTTATAAAGGAGATACCTATACTATCAGAAAAGCAGATGGTCCTGAACGTATTGAGCGTGAATGGTGGATTGATCCAGGTGAACATCGGGATTACTATGCTGTGGAAGATATAGAAGGCCGGCGGTTTTGGCTGTATCGATCTGGACATTACGGCGGTCAGGCAGACGAATGGTTTTTACATGGTTTTTTTGCATAA
- a CDS encoding sensor histidine kinase — MTQNLERFIFCFLLFLLMVQMFSCHQNGPQTSKNNKEQEDNSLTLTYQDTLLKYLSLQDFKDQTIITKKVHEFGKDQYFNKSGYNWIFLAYSYLLQDKIDSIEIALDYLDGKVSPDLRVLKDYFRIRANFSFDHVTNIGTMEKMIDAKEYALENKSRFSFLFFNLLANANYRRADYRQALRDNESWYSYHPNKYDPHVAQAYQEIKFMQYIELHDDNKLKETLDSCKYYANKTADSAIIMRMYNLQSQYFFSIGNNRKAVEASQMYFNYLSSSKMLNSYAYANLAKNFLNNRQIDSAIYYFNAGLQFIRTHKSKQNKLFYYQNLQLAYALKGDYEQAYFTLDSAYQDYKNSIKNIENNRINEINTRYETDKKDQAIKLLKTTNAFNYQIMVQQRWIFVILFALIFSLAFFIYYRNKQKLLTNINQRIIAENRQLILEQKTRQNQLNPHFIYNAIANLQGLISSEQKSKANQYLILLSRQIRDILELNREEYISLDQEIKSLKNYILLQQMRYQDLFDFEIESGNIDVDDVMIPPMLIQPFVENAIEHAFKNLDYRGYLQILFSQTSDQLHIVVSDNGRGVQSDKINAGHKTSLSQIITKERLELLFNDLKQKATIEIKPNYREDNRGYRVEIHIPLVFTF; from the coding sequence ATGACACAGAATTTGGAAAGATTTATTTTTTGTTTTCTATTGTTCCTATTGATGGTACAGATGTTTTCCTGCCATCAAAATGGCCCCCAGACATCTAAAAATAATAAAGAACAGGAAGATAATTCACTTACGTTAACCTATCAGGATACGTTACTAAAATATCTCTCTTTACAGGATTTTAAGGATCAGACTATCATCACTAAGAAAGTACATGAATTTGGGAAAGATCAGTATTTCAATAAATCTGGCTATAATTGGATTTTTTTGGCGTATAGCTATCTTTTGCAAGATAAAATTGATTCTATTGAAATTGCATTGGATTATTTGGATGGGAAAGTGTCACCAGATTTGCGTGTGCTGAAAGATTATTTTAGAATTAGAGCTAATTTTAGTTTTGATCATGTCACGAATATAGGTACGATGGAAAAAATGATCGATGCTAAGGAATATGCGTTAGAAAATAAAAGTAGGTTTAGCTTTCTTTTTTTCAATCTGTTGGCTAATGCAAACTATCGTCGAGCGGATTACAGACAAGCATTAAGAGATAATGAATCATGGTACTCTTATCATCCCAATAAATACGATCCACATGTTGCCCAAGCGTACCAGGAAATTAAATTTATGCAGTACATTGAATTACATGATGATAACAAATTAAAAGAAACATTGGATAGCTGTAAATATTACGCTAATAAAACGGCAGATTCAGCGATAATCATGCGTATGTATAATCTGCAATCCCAATATTTCTTTAGCATCGGTAATAATCGAAAAGCTGTTGAGGCATCCCAAATGTATTTTAATTATTTATCTTCGAGCAAGATGCTCAATTCCTATGCTTATGCTAATTTGGCAAAAAATTTCTTAAATAATCGTCAGATTGACTCGGCCATATATTATTTTAATGCAGGATTACAGTTTATACGAACGCATAAAAGCAAGCAAAACAAATTGTTTTATTATCAGAATTTGCAATTAGCCTATGCATTAAAAGGAGATTATGAACAGGCTTATTTTACATTAGATTCTGCTTATCAAGATTATAAAAATAGTATAAAAAACATTGAAAATAATCGGATAAATGAGATTAATACGCGATATGAAACCGATAAAAAAGACCAAGCTATAAAACTTTTGAAAACGACCAATGCTTTTAACTATCAGATTATGGTTCAACAACGGTGGATATTTGTTATTTTATTTGCCCTTATCTTTAGCCTTGCATTTTTCATCTATTATCGAAATAAGCAGAAATTATTGACAAATATAAATCAGCGTATTATTGCGGAAAATAGACAATTGATTTTAGAACAAAAAACACGGCAAAATCAGTTAAATCCACATTTTATTTATAACGCAATTGCTAATTTGCAAGGTTTGATCAGTAGCGAGCAAAAATCAAAAGCAAATCAATACCTCATTCTCTTATCCCGTCAAATTCGAGATATACTGGAATTAAATAGAGAAGAGTATATTTCTTTGGACCAAGAAATTAAATCATTAAAGAATTATATACTTTTACAGCAGATGCGTTATCAAGATCTATTTGATTTTGAAATCGAGAGCGGTAATATTGATGTGGATGATGTCATGATTCCACCTATGTTAATACAGCCGTTTGTTGAAAACGCTATTGAACATGCTTTTAAAAATTTAGATTATCGTGGTTACTTACAGATTCTTTTCAGTCAGACGTCAGATCAATTGCATATTGTTGTCAGTGACAATGGCAGGGGAGTGCAGTCTGACAAGATAAATGCTGGACATAAGACTTCCTTATCACAGATTATTACTAAAGAGCGTCTTGAGCTTTTGTTTAATGATCTAAAGCAGAAAGCAACGATTGAAATAAAACCCAATTATAGGGAAGATAATAGAGGATATCGTGTAGAAATCCATATCCCACTTGTTTTTACATTTTAA
- a CDS encoding LytR/AlgR family response regulator transcription factor codes for MIKVYILEDEHNIYLYIKSLLDAIPYVQIVGYSPSIAQAERELPTSNPDLILADIQLKDGSSLSFLSELKLDINTIFITAFNQYAIEALNIGAIAYLLKPLVPEQFIEAIEKCYKKSTEFRFNSMQLSMAESYLKSPSRPRKIALRTFEYTQIVNIEDILYCHGDKGYTTFYIKDSKPMMVSKVLKHFETMLPESDFIRCHQSYLVHANYIKKYYKDGQIEMSDGKMIPVATRKKDVIQQFLNEI; via the coding sequence ATGATTAAAGTTTATATTCTTGAAGATGAGCATAATATCTATTTGTATATTAAGTCTTTATTAGATGCGATACCCTATGTTCAAATAGTAGGGTATAGTCCATCCATTGCTCAGGCAGAGCGCGAATTGCCCACATCCAATCCGGATCTTATTTTAGCTGATATTCAACTGAAAGACGGATCAAGTCTATCCTTCCTTTCAGAGCTGAAATTAGACATTAATACCATTTTTATAACGGCCTTTAACCAGTATGCCATAGAAGCACTCAACATAGGTGCAATTGCTTATTTATTAAAGCCTCTTGTTCCAGAGCAATTTATCGAAGCAATTGAAAAATGTTATAAAAAAAGTACAGAATTTAGATTCAACAGTATGCAGTTAAGCATGGCTGAAAGCTATCTAAAGTCGCCTAGCAGGCCTCGGAAAATAGCGTTGCGTACATTTGAATATACCCAGATAGTCAATATTGAGGATATTCTATATTGCCATGGCGACAAAGGTTATACCACATTTTATATCAAAGACAGCAAACCTATGATGGTTTCAAAAGTCCTAAAACATTTTGAAACCATGCTTCCAGAATCAGATTTTATCCGCTGCCATCAATCTTATTTAGTACATGCAAACTATATAAAAAAGTATTATAAAGATGGGCAGATTGAAATGTCTGATGGTAAAATGATTCCAGTTGCGACAAGAAAAAAAGATGTTATCCAACAATTCCTGAATGAAATATAA
- the lgt gene encoding prolipoprotein diacylglyceryl transferase — protein sequence MVSNLTLNDITWKIDPDIFVIPIIDHPIRWYGIFWLLGIILCYRVLRSILKNEGRKIEFLDQLSIYIVLGTIIGARLGHVIFYDPSYYLNNPLKIVAIWEGGLASHGGGIGIVIAIYLFAKKQQLPFLHVADRIALVVPLAGACIRLGNLFNSEMIGKATDLPWAFVFTHIDAIPRHPAQLYEALFCFLLFIVLYRLWKQKQFRIKDGNYFSLLLILLFSFRFLDEFLKVNQEHFEDSLFINMGQILSVPFIVIGLCVFIYNRFKKSLKVD from the coding sequence ATGGTAAGTAATCTAACATTGAATGATATAACTTGGAAGATAGATCCTGATATCTTCGTCATTCCAATTATTGACCATCCAATTCGCTGGTATGGTATATTTTGGCTATTGGGTATTATCTTATGTTATAGGGTATTAAGATCAATATTAAAAAATGAAGGCCGTAAAATCGAATTTTTAGATCAGCTCAGCATCTACATTGTCTTGGGTACCATTATTGGCGCTAGACTGGGGCATGTAATTTTTTACGATCCGAGCTATTACTTAAATAATCCTTTAAAAATAGTTGCGATATGGGAAGGTGGCCTAGCAAGCCATGGTGGAGGTATAGGCATCGTTATTGCAATCTATTTATTTGCAAAAAAACAGCAACTTCCATTTCTTCATGTTGCAGACCGTATTGCTTTGGTTGTTCCCTTAGCTGGAGCCTGTATCCGTCTCGGCAACTTATTTAACTCCGAAATGATCGGGAAAGCCACTGACTTACCTTGGGCTTTTGTATTTACCCATATTGATGCCATACCTCGACACCCGGCACAACTTTATGAAGCATTGTTTTGTTTCTTGTTATTTATAGTGTTATATCGATTGTGGAAGCAAAAACAGTTTCGAATTAAAGACGGCAACTATTTTTCCCTATTGTTGATATTGCTGTTTTCATTCCGGTTTTTGGATGAATTTTTGAAAGTAAATCAAGAACATTTTGAAGACTCTTTATTCATCAATATGGGGCAAATACTGAGCGTACCCTTTATTGTTATTGGACTATGTGTATTTATTTACAATCGTTTTAAGAAATCATTAAAAGTAGATTAA
- a CDS encoding ImuA family protein — protein MMLEDKQALISKLKRDLLVWQGVPEGSCDEIAMDLGPLEKTFPNGTFPKGVIHEFVSFSRMDSAASCGFIVGILGKLMRNAGICIWISSVQTVFPSAISTFGVDPSSIVFVSMQQQKDVLWAMEEALKCPGITAVIAEIHQLDFVQSRRLQLAVEKSKVTGFILQHNPKLLLATTCAARWKVTSLPSQSDEGLPGIGNPCWNVELLKVRNGKAAKGKIVWTPKGFKIFSNKEVESKNWNYNYQNLG, from the coding sequence ATGATGTTAGAAGATAAACAGGCTTTGATCAGCAAGCTTAAAAGAGATCTGCTTGTCTGGCAGGGGGTACCTGAAGGGTCATGTGATGAAATTGCTATGGATTTGGGACCTTTGGAAAAAACTTTTCCAAATGGTACCTTTCCCAAAGGTGTAATACATGAATTTGTTAGTTTTAGCCGTATGGATAGTGCTGCATCCTGCGGTTTTATCGTTGGTATCCTTGGAAAACTAATGCGAAATGCTGGGATTTGTATTTGGATAAGCTCCGTACAAACCGTATTTCCGTCTGCAATCAGCACATTTGGGGTAGACCCTTCATCGATTGTTTTTGTTTCCATGCAGCAACAAAAAGATGTTTTATGGGCGATGGAAGAAGCGTTGAAATGTCCTGGTATAACAGCAGTAATAGCCGAGATACATCAGCTGGATTTTGTTCAATCAAGACGGCTTCAACTTGCTGTTGAAAAAAGTAAAGTTACCGGTTTTATACTTCAACATAATCCGAAGCTATTGCTGGCCACCACTTGTGCGGCACGTTGGAAAGTCACTTCTTTGCCTAGTCAATCGGATGAGGGGTTACCAGGTATTGGCAACCCCTGTTGGAATGTCGAGCTTCTTAAAGTAAGAAATGGTAAAGCAGCCAAAGGAAAAATAGTTTGGACGCCGAAGGGCTTTAAAATATTCTCCAACAAGGAGGTCGAGTCAAAAAATTGGAACTATAATTATCAAAATCTTGGTTAA
- a CDS encoding response regulator: protein MNTVKILLVEDHMVVRNGIKLLLESHGEFKVIGEASDGTEALAQLADGVVPDIVLTDVSMELMDGMELLKNIRQKYPFVKVVILSMLSQIRYVVEGFKNGLSGYLLKNIDYNELLFGLKHVAEGGRYISEEISLALLEQVSSHRLDNDDGVNIILELDLNERELEVLELIADGLTNLEIADKIFLSKRTVEGYRQNLLDKTKVKNTAELVKFAFQHGLLKKS, encoded by the coding sequence ATGAATACGGTTAAAATACTATTGGTTGAAGATCATATGGTCGTGCGTAATGGTATTAAATTACTTTTAGAATCTCATGGAGAATTTAAAGTAATAGGAGAAGCGTCCGATGGCACGGAAGCATTGGCTCAGTTGGCGGACGGAGTAGTGCCAGATATTGTTTTGACGGATGTAAGCATGGAATTAATGGATGGGATGGAGCTGTTAAAGAATATCAGACAAAAATATCCGTTTGTCAAAGTTGTGATATTGTCTATGCTAAGTCAAATTCGTTATGTTGTTGAGGGTTTTAAGAATGGATTGTCAGGATACTTGCTAAAAAATATCGATTACAATGAATTACTTTTTGGATTAAAGCATGTCGCCGAAGGTGGTCGGTATATCAGTGAAGAAATTAGCTTAGCGTTGCTTGAGCAAGTATCTTCGCATCGACTGGATAATGATGATGGTGTTAATATCATCCTGGAGCTGGATCTAAATGAGCGAGAGCTAGAAGTGCTCGAATTGATTGCGGATGGTCTTACAAATCTAGAAATTGCCGATAAAATTTTTTTGAGTAAGCGTACTGTAGAAGGGTATCGTCAGAACTTGCTCGATAAAACAAAAGTGAAAAATACAGCAGAACTGGTAAAATTTGCTTTTCAGCATGGTTTATTAAAAAAATCATAA